In Solanum stenotomum isolate F172 chromosome 6, ASM1918654v1, whole genome shotgun sequence, one DNA window encodes the following:
- the LOC125867771 gene encoding protein DETOXIFICATION 29-like → MASDSTVVPLLTSRVNNHEDDELHSPILRPVSHGSDDIKEINGVKDFVREFSAESKKLWYLAAPAIFTSLCQYSIGAITQVFAGHVGTIQLAAVSIENSVIAGFSFGIMLGMGSALETLCGQAFGAKQLEMLGTYMQRSWIILTSTALILLFPYIFATPLLRFIGQTSNISKWAGTFAVWMIPQLFAYALNFPIQKFLQAQSKIMVTAVIAGFALVGHTLFSWLLMLKLRWGLVGAAVVLNSSWWFLVVAKLVYIFSGACGEAWSGFSMKAFQNLWEFVKLSFASAVMLCLEIWYFMALILFAGYLKNAEVAVDAIAICMNIQGWTVMVAIGFNAAISVRVSNELGAGHPRSAKFSVMVASITSLLSGIFLSMILLVCRSWYPPFFSNNDQVQQLVYHLTPILATTIVIGCLQPTLSGVAIGAGWQAYVAYVNIACYYLFGIPIGLLLGFFFDIGVKGIWFGMLAGTTVQTGVLIMMILRTNWNKEVSLVGHRIKQWGGDSEAKK, encoded by the exons ATGGCCAGTGATAGTACTGTGGTGCCACTTCTAACATCAAGAGTGAACAATCACGAAGATGATGAGCTTCATAGCCCAATATTGAGACCAGTTTCACATGGTTCAGATGATATCAAAGAAATCAATGGAGTTAAAGATTTCGTTCGAGAGTTTTCAGCAGAGTCGAAAAAACTATGGTACCTTGCTGCTCCAGCCATTTTCACTTCCCTTTGCCAATACTCAATTGGTGCCATAACTCAAGTATTTGCTGGTCATGTTGGTACCATTCAACTTGCTGCTGTCTCCATTGAAAACTCTGTCATCGCTGGTTTTTCTTTTGGCATCATG TTGGGGATGGGAAGTGCATTGGAGACACTATGTGGACAAGCCTTTGGAGCAAAACAACTAGAAATGCTCGGAACTTATATGCAACGGTCTTGGATAATCCTCACCTCTACAGCTTTAATTCTACtgtttccttatatttttgcCACGCCACTTCTCAGATTCATCGGTCAGACTTCCAATATATCGAAGTGGGCAG GTACATTTGCTGTATGGATGATTCCACAATTATTCGCGTATGCACTAAACTTTCCCATCCAAAAATTCTTGCAAGCTCAGAGCAAGATCATGGTGACAGCCGTTATAGCAGGATTTGCTCTTGTTGGACACACTTTGTTTAGTTGGCTGTTGATGCTCAAGTTAAGGTGGGGACTTGTGGGTGCGGCGGTGGTGCTGAACAGTTCATGGTGGTTCTTAGTGGTGGCTAAGTTGGTGTACATATTCAGTGGGGCTTGTGGAGAAGCTTGGTCTGGATTTTCTATGAAGGCTTTTCAAAATCTTTGGGAATTTGTTAAACTATCTTTTGCATCTGCTGTCATGCTCTG CTTAGAGATATGGTACTTCATGGCACTAATTCTTTTTGCTGGATACCTCAAGAATGCTGAAGTGGCCGTCGATGCAATTGCTATTTG CATGAATATCCAAGGGTGGACAGTTATGGTAGCAATTGGATTCAACGCCGCGATAAG CGTAAGGGTGTCAAATGAACTAGGAGCTGGGCATCCAAGAAGCGCGAAATTCTCAGTAATGGTAGCTTCCATCACTTCTTTATTATCCGGCATCTTCCTCTCGATGATTCTACTCGTTTGCCGGAGTTGGTATCCTCCTTTCTTTTCAAACAATGATCAAGTACAACAACTTGTCTATCACCTCACTCCTATCTTAGCAACCACCATTGTTATTGGATGTCTTCAACCTACTCTTTCTG GGGTGGCTATTGGAGCAGGGTGGCAAGCTTATGTTGCATATGTGAACATAGCTTGTTACTATTTGTTTGGTATTCCAATAGGTCTCTTACTTGGCTTCTTCTTTGACATTGGGGTTAAG GGAATTTGGTTTGGGATGCTTGCAGGTACGACTGTTCAAACTGGTGTGTTAATCATGATGATCCTTCGAACTAATTGGAACAAGGAG GTTTCCCTTGTTGGACACAGGATAAAACAATGGGGAGGAGATTCAGAGGCCAAAAAATGA